A genomic region of Bosea sp. 124 contains the following coding sequences:
- a CDS encoding LL-diaminopimelate aminotransferase, protein MADFHRIKRLPPYVFEQVNKIKAAERAKGVDIVDLGMGNPDLPAPKHVIEKLVETAGKPRTDRYSASKGIGGLRRAQANYYERRFGVKLNPDTQVVATLGSKEGFANMAQAITGPGDVVLVPNPSYPIHAFGFLMAGGVIRSVPAEPTPAFFPALERAMIHSVPKPIALVTCYPANPTAYTASLDFYRDLVAFAKKHELILLSDLAYAEVYFDENDPPPSMLQVPGAMDVTVEFTSMSKTFSMAGWRMGFAVGNERLLAALARVKSYLDYGAYTPIQVAAAAALNGPDDCIREMRDIYRKRRDALVESFGKAGWEFPAPKASMFAWVPIPEKFRHLGSLEFSKLLIEKAEVAVAPGIGFGEHGDDYVRIAIVENEQRIRQAARNVGRFLKTADHTLHNVIQMPKAG, encoded by the coding sequence ATGGCCGATTTTCACCGCATCAAGCGCCTGCCGCCCTATGTTTTCGAACAGGTCAACAAGATCAAGGCCGCCGAGCGCGCCAAGGGCGTCGACATCGTCGATCTCGGCATGGGCAATCCGGACCTGCCGGCCCCGAAGCATGTCATCGAGAAACTGGTCGAGACGGCGGGCAAGCCGCGCACCGACCGCTACTCCGCTTCCAAGGGCATCGGCGGCCTGCGTCGCGCCCAGGCGAATTATTACGAGCGCCGTTTCGGCGTGAAGCTCAACCCCGACACCCAGGTCGTCGCGACGCTGGGCTCCAAGGAGGGCTTCGCCAACATGGCGCAGGCCATCACGGGGCCGGGCGACGTCGTGCTGGTGCCCAATCCGAGCTACCCGATCCACGCCTTCGGTTTCCTGATGGCGGGCGGTGTCATCCGCTCGGTGCCGGCGGAGCCGACGCCGGCCTTCTTTCCGGCGCTGGAGCGGGCGATGATCCATTCGGTGCCGAAGCCGATCGCGCTCGTCACCTGCTACCCGGCGAACCCGACCGCCTATACCGCCTCGCTCGATTTCTACCGCGATCTCGTCGCCTTCGCGAAGAAGCACGAGCTGATCCTGCTCTCCGACCTCGCTTATGCCGAGGTCTATTTCGACGAGAACGACCCGCCGCCCTCGATGCTGCAGGTCCCGGGCGCAATGGACGTCACGGTCGAGTTCACCTCGATGTCGAAGACCTTCTCGATGGCGGGCTGGCGCATGGGCTTCGCTGTCGGCAACGAGCGGCTCCTGGCTGCTCTCGCGCGGGTGAAATCCTATCTCGACTACGGCGCCTACACCCCGATCCAGGTCGCGGCGGCAGCGGCCCTCAACGGCCCCGACGACTGCATCCGCGAGATGCGCGACATCTACCGCAAGCGCCGCGACGCGCTGGTCGAGAGTTTCGGCAAGGCGGGCTGGGAGTTCCCGGCGCCGAAAGCCTCGATGTTCGCCTGGGTGCCGATCCCGGAGAAGTTCCGCCATCTCGGCTCGCTCGAATTCTCGAAGCTGCTGATCGAGAAGGCCGAGGTCGCGGTCGCGCCCGGTATCGGCTTCGGCGAGCATGGCGACGACTATGTCCGCATCGCCATCGTCGAGAACGAGCAGCGCATCCGCCAGGCCGCCCGCAATGTCGGCCGCTTCCTCAAGACGGCGGATCACACGCTGCACAACGTCATCCAGATGCCGAAGGCAGGGTAG
- the phaC gene encoding class I poly(R)-hydroxyalkanoic acid synthase: protein MNRRADEKPADAAASAEAPVPDFDQFAQNMGRLVEEYGKVTAAYLKPIERGEAKGGQADEASEMVKTLGRVAEKWVSDPRKIIEAQASLTGDFLELWSSMLKRAGGEEAKPVAEPDQRDARFADPDWSAHPIFDFVKQAYLIGSRWAESMVDKADDLDPHTREKARFYVKQIASALSPSNFVATNPELLRETLRQNGDNLVRGMKMLAEDIEAGGGELKIRQSDPGAFRIGVNIAATPGKVIFRDDIMELIQYAPSTETVLKRPLLIVPPWINKFYILDLNAEKSFIRWCVAQGLTVFCISWVNPDERHAAKDFESYMREGIFSALDAIEQATGETKVSAIGYCVGGTLLGVTLAYMAAMKDKRIDSATFFTTQVDFSQAGELSVFVDEDQIRAVEEQMTKSGYLDGARMAGAFNMLRPNDLIWSYAVNNYLKGKAPTPFDLLYWNSDSTRMPAANHSFYLRNCYLENKLSKGEMKIGGKMLDLKKVRIPVYNLATREDHIAPAKSVFTGSQCFGGPVDYVVAGSGHIAGVVNPPAKVKYQYWTGGPPEGAYETWFKGAQEHPGSWWPHWFGWLEKQAPKRVPARIPGSGELPALEDAPGTYVLKKA, encoded by the coding sequence ATGAACCGGCGAGCGGACGAGAAGCCCGCAGATGCAGCCGCCTCAGCCGAGGCGCCGGTGCCGGATTTCGACCAGTTCGCGCAGAACATGGGCCGCCTCGTCGAGGAGTACGGCAAGGTGACGGCCGCCTATCTCAAGCCGATCGAGCGCGGCGAGGCGAAGGGCGGCCAGGCCGACGAGGCCAGCGAAATGGTCAAGACGCTCGGCCGAGTCGCCGAGAAATGGGTTTCCGACCCGCGCAAGATCATCGAGGCGCAGGCCTCGCTCACCGGCGACTTCCTCGAACTCTGGAGCAGCATGCTCAAGCGCGCCGGCGGCGAGGAGGCGAAACCCGTCGCCGAGCCCGACCAGCGCGACGCCCGCTTCGCCGACCCGGACTGGTCGGCGCATCCGATCTTCGACTTCGTCAAGCAGGCCTATCTGATCGGCTCGCGCTGGGCCGAATCGATGGTCGACAAGGCCGACGATCTTGACCCGCACACCCGCGAGAAGGCGCGCTTCTACGTCAAGCAGATCGCCAGCGCGCTATCGCCCTCCAACTTCGTCGCGACCAATCCCGAACTGCTGCGCGAGACGCTGCGGCAGAATGGCGACAACCTGGTGCGCGGCATGAAGATGCTGGCCGAGGACATCGAGGCCGGCGGTGGCGAACTCAAGATCCGGCAATCCGACCCTGGCGCCTTCAGGATCGGCGTCAACATCGCCGCCACGCCCGGCAAGGTGATCTTCCGCGACGACATCATGGAGCTGATCCAGTACGCGCCGTCGACCGAGACGGTGCTGAAGCGCCCTCTCCTGATCGTGCCGCCCTGGATCAACAAGTTCTACATCCTCGATCTCAACGCCGAGAAGAGCTTCATTCGCTGGTGCGTCGCGCAGGGGCTGACCGTGTTCTGCATCTCCTGGGTCAACCCGGACGAGCGCCACGCCGCCAAGGATTTCGAGAGCTATATGCGCGAGGGCATCTTCTCGGCGCTCGATGCGATCGAACAGGCGACCGGCGAGACGAAGGTCAGCGCGATCGGCTACTGCGTCGGCGGCACGCTGCTCGGCGTGACGCTGGCCTATATGGCCGCGATGAAGGACAAGCGCATCGACAGCGCGACCTTCTTCACGACGCAGGTCGATTTCTCGCAGGCCGGCGAGCTCTCCGTCTTCGTCGACGAGGACCAGATCCGCGCCGTCGAGGAGCAGATGACCAAGAGCGGCTACCTCGACGGCGCGCGCATGGCCGGCGCCTTCAACATGCTGCGCCCCAACGACCTGATCTGGTCCTATGCCGTCAACAACTACCTCAAGGGCAAGGCGCCGACGCCGTTCGACCTGCTCTACTGGAACTCCGACTCGACCCGGATGCCGGCGGCGAACCATTCCTTCTACCTGCGCAACTGCTATCTGGAGAACAAGCTCTCGAAGGGCGAGATGAAGATCGGCGGCAAGATGCTCGACCTGAAGAAGGTCAGGATTCCGGTCTACAATCTCGCGACCCGCGAGGACCACATCGCCCCGGCGAAGTCCGTCTTCACCGGCTCGCAGTGCTTCGGTGGCCCGGTCGACTACGTCGTGGCCGGCTCCGGGCATATCGCCGGCGTGGTCAACCCTCCGGCCAAGGTGAAGTACCAGTACTGGACCGGCGGGCCGCCGGAGGGCGCCTACGAGACCTGGTTCAAGGGCGCGCAGGAACACCCCGGCTCGTGGTGGCCCCACTGGTTCGGATGGCTCGAGAAGCAGGCGCCGAAGCGTGTGCCGGCGCGTATACCCGGCAGCGGCGAATTGCCCGCGCTGGAAGACGCACCCGGAACCTATGTGCTTAAGAAGGCCTGA
- a CDS encoding outer membrane protein transport protein: MKGIVRKAAAATVSAAALLAAGAASASSFAVRSGQSAEGLGMAYAGAAAGGIGMGSMAWNPATITMFPGRNSQWNFTYLNANGSYEPTSTTRLGSPLGPASPIQNGGGNIGGDGAFIPASYSAWQLTDRFWVGMTTGAPFGLRSKPENQVYAGQVYGRSATLRTVNVSPTVGYKVNDWLSIGAAFQIQYLSTNLKNATGATLATAIGPGAPNQILKGDSVDYGFRVGATLTPLQGTTIGIAYRSSIRQTLEGTISTVAGVAPIKANLNLPDSVVFGVSQVINDQWQAHLGVEWTNWSRFRRIPIVSEITGTPISSLNFVYDDSWYFSGGLEYKYNQALTLRAGVAYELSAVNDTNRTVFISDNDRLWLSAGASYQATDKLKLDLGYSYIHVTKATVNYGGTHPQQGPVFFSAEAKPYIHILSAGLTYRWDNPAETIPAQPVVRKF, translated from the coding sequence ATGAAGGGCATCGTTCGCAAGGCAGCTGCGGCCACGGTTTCCGCGGCGGCTCTTCTTGCCGCCGGCGCAGCGTCGGCGAGTTCCTTCGCCGTCCGCAGCGGCCAGAGCGCCGAGGGTCTGGGCATGGCCTATGCCGGCGCGGCCGCGGGCGGCATCGGAATGGGCTCGATGGCCTGGAACCCCGCGACGATCACGATGTTCCCCGGCCGCAACAGCCAGTGGAACTTCACCTATCTCAACGCCAACGGCTCCTATGAGCCGACTTCGACGACCAGGCTCGGCTCGCCGTTGGGGCCCGCCAGCCCGATCCAGAACGGCGGCGGCAACATCGGTGGTGACGGTGCCTTCATCCCGGCTTCCTACTCGGCCTGGCAGCTCACCGATCGGTTCTGGGTCGGCATGACGACGGGCGCGCCCTTCGGCCTGCGCTCGAAGCCCGAGAATCAGGTCTATGCCGGCCAAGTCTATGGCCGCTCGGCGACGCTGCGCACGGTCAACGTCTCGCCGACGGTCGGCTACAAGGTCAATGACTGGCTCTCGATCGGCGCCGCCTTCCAGATCCAGTATCTGAGCACCAATCTGAAGAACGCGACCGGCGCCACGCTCGCGACGGCGATCGGTCCGGGCGCTCCCAACCAGATCCTCAAGGGCGACTCGGTCGATTACGGCTTCCGCGTCGGTGCGACGCTGACGCCGCTGCAGGGGACGACGATCGGTATCGCCTATCGCTCCTCGATCCGGCAGACGCTCGAGGGCACAATCTCGACCGTTGCCGGCGTAGCGCCGATCAAGGCCAACCTCAACCTGCCGGACTCGGTCGTCTTCGGCGTGTCGCAGGTCATCAACGACCAGTGGCAGGCACATCTCGGAGTCGAATGGACGAACTGGAGCCGCTTCCGCCGCATCCCGATCGTCAGCGAGATCACCGGAACGCCGATCAGCAGCCTCAACTTCGTCTATGACGATAGCTGGTATTTCAGCGGCGGCCTCGAATACAAATACAATCAGGCTCTGACCCTGCGCGCCGGTGTCGCCTATGAGCTCTCTGCCGTGAACGACACCAACCGCACGGTGTTCATCTCGGACAATGACCGGCTCTGGCTCTCGGCCGGTGCCAGCTACCAGGCCACGGACAAGCTGAAGCTCGATCTCGGCTACAGCTATATCCACGTCACCAAGGCGACGGTGAACTACGGCGGAACCCATCCGCAGCAGGGCCCCGTCTTCTTCAGCGCCGAGGCCAAGCCCTATATCCACATCCTTTCGGCCGGCCTGACCTATCGCTGGGACAATCCGGCGGAGACGATTCCCGCGCAGCCGGTCGTCCGCAAGTTCTGA
- a CDS encoding fumarylacetoacetate hydrolase family protein, with translation MKLLRYGALGQEKPGLLDAKGALRDLSGSIPDLAGKTLTSSSLAKIKALDPETLPLVSGSPRIGACVGDVRNFIAVGLNFADHAAETGAAIPAEPILFNKAPNCIVGPNDDVIIPKNSKKTDWEVELAIVIGDGGSYIPEDKALAAIAGFCVCNDVSEREFQTERGGQWAKGKGCPTFGPLGPWLVTPDEVKDIQNLAMWLEVDGERVQNGSTKTMIFGAAYLVHYISQFMRLDPGDVITTGTPPGVGLGFKPPRFLKGGEVVKLGIEGLGTQQQNFLAYQG, from the coding sequence GTGAAACTGCTACGCTACGGTGCGCTCGGCCAGGAAAAGCCCGGCCTCCTCGATGCCAAGGGCGCTCTGCGGGACCTTTCGGGCTCCATCCCGGACCTCGCCGGCAAGACCCTGACCTCGTCCTCGCTGGCGAAGATCAAGGCACTCGACCCCGAAACGCTGCCGCTGGTTTCGGGCTCGCCGCGGATCGGCGCCTGCGTCGGCGATGTGCGCAACTTCATCGCGGTCGGCCTCAACTTCGCCGACCATGCGGCCGAGACCGGCGCCGCGATTCCGGCGGAGCCGATCCTCTTCAACAAGGCGCCGAACTGCATCGTCGGGCCCAATGACGACGTCATCATCCCGAAGAACTCTAAGAAGACCGACTGGGAGGTCGAGCTCGCGATCGTCATCGGCGATGGCGGCTCCTATATCCCGGAAGACAAGGCTCTTGCCGCGATCGCCGGCTTCTGCGTCTGCAACGACGTCTCGGAGCGCGAGTTCCAGACCGAGCGCGGCGGCCAGTGGGCCAAGGGCAAGGGCTGCCCGACCTTCGGTCCGCTCGGCCCCTGGCTGGTGACGCCCGACGAGGTCAAGGACATCCAGAACCTCGCCATGTGGCTCGAAGTCGATGGCGAGCGCGTCCAGAACGGCTCGACCAAGACGATGATCTTCGGCGCCGCCTATCTCGTCCATTATATCAGCCAGTTCATGCGGCTGGACCCGGGCGACGTCATCACCACCGGCACGCCTCCCGGCGTCGGCCTCGGCTTCAAGCCGCCGCGCTTCCTGAAGGGCGGCGAGGTCGTCAAGCTCGGCATCGAAGGGCTCGGCACGCAGCAGCAGAACTTCCTGGCCTATCAGGGCTGA
- the argC gene encoding N-acetyl-gamma-glutamyl-phosphate reductase: MSQNLKSIFIDGEAGTTGLGIRDRLAAVPEVVVKSIATELRKDPGARKAMMAEVDLVVLCLPDDAAKESVALADELGSASPKIVDAATAHRVAPGWVYGFAELEHGHAARIANANRVSNPGCYPTGAIALLRPLVDAGLMAQDHPVTINAVSGYSGGGKSMIEAHEAGAAPAFELYGLGLKHKHLPELQEYARLTRRPIFVPSVGNFRQGMLVSIPLHLDMLPGKPKAADLEDALAEHYAGSTYVGVVPAAQAGGKLEPESLNDTNRLELRVFGDDNLRQAVLVAKLDNLGKGASGAAVQNIRLMLGLPEK; encoded by the coding sequence ATGAGCCAGAACCTGAAATCCATCTTCATCGACGGCGAGGCCGGCACCACCGGCCTCGGCATCCGCGACCGGCTGGCGGCCGTGCCCGAGGTGGTGGTCAAGAGCATCGCCACCGAGCTGCGCAAGGACCCGGGCGCCCGCAAGGCGATGATGGCGGAGGTCGATCTCGTCGTGCTCTGCCTGCCGGACGATGCAGCGAAGGAATCGGTCGCACTCGCCGACGAGCTGGGCAGCGCGTCGCCCAAGATCGTCGATGCCGCGACCGCCCATCGCGTCGCGCCGGGCTGGGTCTATGGCTTCGCCGAGCTCGAGCACGGCCATGCGGCCAGGATCGCCAATGCCAACCGGGTTTCCAACCCCGGCTGCTATCCGACGGGCGCCATTGCCCTGCTGCGGCCGCTGGTCGATGCCGGGCTGATGGCGCAGGACCATCCGGTCACGATCAATGCGGTCTCGGGCTATTCCGGCGGCGGCAAGAGCATGATCGAGGCCCATGAGGCGGGCGCGGCGCCGGCCTTCGAGCTTTACGGCCTCGGGCTGAAACACAAGCACCTGCCCGAACTGCAGGAATATGCGCGGCTCACGCGGCGGCCGATCTTCGTTCCATCGGTCGGGAATTTCCGGCAGGGCATGCTGGTCTCGATCCCGCTGCATCTCGACATGCTGCCGGGCAAGCCCAAGGCCGCCGATCTCGAGGATGCGCTGGCCGAGCATTATGCCGGCTCGACCTATGTCGGCGTCGTGCCCGCGGCCCAGGCCGGTGGCAAGCTCGAGCCCGAATCGCTGAACGACACCAACAGGCTGGAGCTGCGCGTCTTCGGCGACGACAATCTGCGCCAGGCGGTGCTGGTCGCGAAGCTCGACAATCTCGGCAAGGGCGCTTCGGGCGCGGCCGTCCAGAACATCCGCCTGATGCTGGGCCTTCCGGAGAAGTGA
- the speB gene encoding agmatinase yields MTEPADTPPIDHAFTGDRRGPAQDPTYAGALSFMRRRYSKDVSGCDLVIWGVPFDLAVSNRPGTRFGPQALRRASVIFDGDAQYPSRIDPFLHLAAVDYGDCLLPRGDLQGCARAIEQEAAGILASGAHLVTLGGDHFITLPLLRAHVARHGRLALVQFDAHQDTWDDGVGAISHGSFVLEAVREGLIDTDRSIQIGLRTVAPRDCGLEVLDAYAAHELGVAGTIARIRERVGTGPAYLTFDIDAIDPAFAPGTGTPVAGGFTSAQALRMVWGIRDLDFRGMDVVEVSPPYDHADATAIAGSALVQHYIQALALKKAG; encoded by the coding sequence ATGACCGAGCCCGCCGATACGCCGCCGATCGACCACGCCTTCACCGGCGACAGGCGAGGGCCGGCCCAGGACCCGACCTATGCCGGGGCGCTGTCCTTCATGCGTCGCCGCTATTCCAAGGACGTCTCGGGCTGCGATCTCGTGATCTGGGGCGTGCCCTTCGACCTCGCCGTCTCGAACCGTCCGGGCACGCGTTTCGGGCCGCAGGCGCTGCGTCGCGCCAGCGTGATCTTCGATGGCGATGCGCAATATCCCTCGCGCATCGATCCCTTCTTGCATCTCGCGGCTGTCGACTATGGCGACTGCCTGCTGCCGCGCGGCGATCTGCAAGGCTGCGCCCGTGCGATCGAGCAGGAGGCCGCCGGCATCCTCGCCTCGGGTGCGCATCTCGTCACGCTGGGCGGCGACCATTTCATCACCCTGCCGCTGCTGCGCGCCCATGTCGCCCGCCATGGCCGGCTGGCGCTGGTCCAGTTCGACGCCCATCAGGACACCTGGGACGACGGCGTCGGCGCGATCAGCCACGGCTCTTTCGTGCTGGAGGCCGTACGCGAGGGGTTGATCGACACCGACCGCTCGATCCAGATCGGCCTGCGCACGGTCGCCCCGCGCGATTGCGGGCTCGAAGTGCTCGACGCCTATGCGGCCCATGAGCTCGGCGTGGCCGGGACGATTGCGCGCATCCGCGAGCGGGTCGGCACCGGGCCGGCCTATCTGACCTTCGACATCGATGCGATCGACCCCGCTTTCGCTCCGGGGACGGGGACGCCGGTCGCCGGCGGCTTCACCTCGGCTCAGGCGCTGCGCATGGTCTGGGGCATCCGCGATCTCGATTTCCGCGGCATGGACGTGGTCGAGGTCTCGCCGCCCTATGACCATGCCGACGCGACCGCAATCGCGGGGTCGGCGCTGGTCCAGCATTACATCCAGGCGCTGGCGCTGAAGAAAGCCGGTTGA
- a CDS encoding SDR family oxidoreductase — MTMTRPVLLVTGGSRGIGAAISIMAAQRGYDVAVNYQSAAGAAASVVAACEAAGAKAVALPGDMAAEADIVRVFAEARAALGPLTHVVNNAGITGKSSPLAEADAAVIRTCIDVNVTGAILVAREAARALRASTGAKGRAIVNISSVAASVGGAGEYVWYAASKGAIDSLTIGLSKELAPEIRVNAVAPGITETEIHGASTGDAGRVARIAPLVPLQRAATADEIAETVLFLLSDAASYVTGAILRVGGGR, encoded by the coding sequence ATGACCATGACCCGCCCCGTCCTCCTCGTCACCGGCGGCAGCCGCGGCATAGGCGCCGCGATCTCCATCATGGCCGCGCAGCGCGGCTATGACGTCGCGGTCAACTATCAGAGCGCGGCGGGTGCGGCGGCTTCCGTCGTCGCAGCCTGCGAGGCGGCTGGCGCGAAGGCCGTGGCCCTGCCGGGCGACATGGCGGCGGAGGCCGACATCGTCCGCGTCTTCGCCGAGGCCAGGGCGGCGCTCGGGCCCTTGACCCACGTCGTCAACAATGCCGGCATCACCGGCAAGTCGAGCCCGCTCGCCGAAGCCGATGCCGCCGTGATCCGCACCTGCATCGACGTGAATGTCACCGGCGCGATTCTGGTCGCCCGCGAGGCGGCTCGCGCGCTGCGCGCCAGCACCGGCGCGAAGGGCAGGGCGATCGTCAACATCTCCTCGGTCGCGGCGTCGGTTGGTGGCGCCGGCGAATATGTCTGGTATGCCGCCTCGAAGGGCGCGATCGACAGCCTTACCATTGGCCTGTCCAAGGAGCTCGCGCCGGAAATCCGCGTCAATGCCGTGGCGCCGGGCATCACCGAGACCGAGATCCACGGCGCCTCGACCGGCGATGCCGGCCGTGTCGCCCGCATCGCGCCGCTGGTCCCGCTCCAGCGCGCCGCGACCGCCGACGAGATCGCCGAGACGGTGCTCTTCCTGCTGTCCGATGCCGCGTCCTATGTGACGGGCGCGATCCTGCGCGTTGGCGGGGGGAGATAG
- the rpsI gene encoding 30S ribosomal protein S9 — protein MAEVLQSLEQLGQVAKTAQPDAPVHVKKVDAQGRAYATGKRKNAIARVWIKPGTGKITVNTRDQEVYFARPVLRMVLQQPLILVERLTQYDVVVTVKGGGLSGQAGAVRHGISKALTFYEPELRSPLKKGGFLTRDSRVVERKKFGKAKARRSFQFSKR, from the coding sequence ATGGCCGAGGTTCTTCAGTCTCTCGAGCAGCTCGGCCAGGTCGCCAAGACCGCGCAGCCGGACGCTCCCGTCCACGTCAAGAAGGTCGATGCGCAGGGTCGCGCCTATGCCACCGGCAAGCGCAAGAACGCCATCGCCCGCGTCTGGATCAAGCCCGGCACCGGCAAGATCACGGTCAACACCCGTGACCAGGAGGTCTACTTTGCGCGCCCCGTGCTGCGCATGGTCCTCCAGCAGCCGCTGATCCTGGTCGAGCGCCTGACCCAGTACGACGTCGTCGTCACGGTCAAGGGCGGCGGCCTCTCCGGCCAGGCCGGCGCGGTGCGCCACGGCATCTCCAAGGCGCTGACCTTCTACGAGCCGGAGCTTCGCAGCCCGCTCAAGAAGGGTGGCTTCCTGACCCGCGACTCGCGTGTCGTCGAGCGTAAGAAGTTCGGCAAGGCCAAGGCCCGCCGCAGCTTCCAGTTCTCGAAGCGCTGA
- the rplM gene encoding 50S ribosomal protein L13 has product MKTISLKPADVEKKWVVIDASGLVVGRLAAVVALRLRGKHKAAYTPHVDCGDNIIVINADKVVLTGRKRDQKVYYHHTGYAGGIKERSAKFILEGRFPERIVEKAVERMLPRGPLFRQILGNLRVYKGAEHPHAAQSPEALDVAALNSKNARV; this is encoded by the coding sequence ATGAAGACCATCTCGCTCAAGCCCGCCGATGTCGAAAAGAAGTGGGTTGTGATCGACGCCTCCGGGCTCGTCGTCGGCCGTCTCGCCGCAGTTGTGGCGTTGCGTCTGCGTGGCAAGCACAAGGCGGCCTACACCCCCCATGTCGACTGCGGCGACAACATCATCGTCATCAATGCCGACAAGGTCGTCCTGACCGGCCGCAAGCGCGACCAGAAGGTCTACTATCACCACACCGGCTATGCCGGCGGCATCAAGGAGCGCTCCGCCAAGTTCATTCTCGAGGGTCGCTTCCCGGAGCGCATCGTCGAGAAGGCTGTCGAGCGCATGCTGCCCCGCGGCCCGCTCTTCCGCCAGATCCTCGGCAACCTGCGCGTCTACAAGGGCGCCGAGCACCCCCACGCAGCCCAGTCGCCGGAGGCGCTCGACGTCGCCGCGCTCAACAGCAAGAATGCGAGGGTCTGA
- a CDS encoding sulfite exporter TauE/SafE family protein has product MAEVTLLQYALVGLASLLASVVGGVAGYGTGLLLPPVLIPLIGAEAVVPVIGLSALVTNGSRLVAFRDHLDWRRAGIVSLFALPFSALGAYGYTLLSGPGAMLLIGAVLIVLVPARRLMARRHGHLGDAGLALASGGYGLLVGGTSGSGIFLISMLLAAGLSGMAVIATDAAISLPVGIVKSAVFLWQGALPWPAWIMAGVIGLCAIPGAFLARRLTGGLSLAAHAWILDGVVLLGGSLIVVQALRHAG; this is encoded by the coding sequence ATGGCCGAGGTGACGCTGCTGCAATATGCGCTGGTCGGCCTGGCCTCGCTTCTGGCGTCTGTCGTCGGCGGGGTCGCCGGCTATGGCACCGGCCTGCTTCTGCCGCCCGTCCTGATTCCGCTCATCGGGGCCGAGGCGGTCGTGCCGGTGATCGGCCTTTCGGCGCTCGTCACCAATGGCAGCCGGCTCGTCGCCTTTCGCGACCATCTCGACTGGCGCCGGGCCGGCATCGTCTCGCTGTTCGCCTTGCCGTTTTCCGCGCTGGGCGCTTATGGCTACACCCTGCTGTCGGGCCCGGGCGCCATGCTGCTGATCGGCGCCGTCCTGATCGTGCTCGTGCCGGCGCGGCGCCTGATGGCGCGGCGGCACGGCCATCTCGGCGATGCCGGCCTCGCTCTCGCCAGCGGCGGCTACGGCCTGCTCGTCGGCGGCACCTCGGGGTCCGGCATCTTCCTGATCTCGATGCTGCTCGCGGCCGGGCTGTCCGGCATGGCGGTGATCGCGACCGATGCCGCGATCTCGCTGCCGGTCGGTATCGTCAAATCGGCCGTGTTCCTCTGGCAGGGCGCGTTGCCCTGGCCGGCCTGGATCATGGCCGGCGTGATCGGGCTGTGCGCCATTCCCGGCGCCTTTCTCGCCAGGCGGCTGACGGGCGGCCTGTCGCTGGCGGCCCATGCCTGGATTCTCGACGGCGTCGTGCTGCTGGGCGGATCGCTGATCGTCGTGCAGGCCCTGCGACACGCCGGCTGA
- a CDS encoding PaaI family thioesterase has product MTASDLEAYLDEVFPQLHIGGRTYFVEEVGPMTARMRCDYHEKHLRPGGTISGPTMMALADLALYAAILGQIGPVALAVTTSLNFNFLRKPGKAALIGEARLLKLGKRLAVGEVSLFSQGESEMVGHATGTYSIPAER; this is encoded by the coding sequence ATGACCGCTTCCGACCTCGAGGCCTATCTCGACGAGGTCTTCCCGCAGCTTCACATCGGCGGGCGCACCTATTTCGTCGAGGAGGTCGGGCCGATGACGGCCCGCATGCGCTGCGACTATCACGAGAAGCATCTGCGGCCCGGCGGCACGATCTCGGGCCCGACCATGATGGCGCTGGCCGATCTCGCGCTCTATGCCGCGATCCTCGGCCAGATTGGTCCTGTCGCGCTCGCCGTGACCACGAGCCTGAACTTCAATTTCTTGCGCAAACCGGGCAAGGCGGCGCTGATCGGAGAGGCGAGGCTGCTCAAGCTCGGCAAGCGGCTCGCCGTAGGTGAGGTCTCGCTGTTCTCTCAGGGTGAGAGCGAGATGGTCGGCCACGCGACGGGCACCTATTCGATTCCCGCCGAGCGCTAG